Proteins encoded within one genomic window of Setaria italica strain Yugu1 chromosome IV, Setaria_italica_v2.0, whole genome shotgun sequence:
- the LOC101777434 gene encoding protein ALTERED XYLOGLUCAN 4, with product MGASYQPLDPHNQKPSSKKPLSFLSKPVCAWLACGFISLALLHLLCCSPAGTQRTAFSPLLQYINNTYSFVSSVPPRGDESCNYSEGRWVWSPGYARRYNATECNVKESHDCLRNGRPDTGYLDWRWQPAGGCSLPAFDARAFLTAMRGKHIAFIGDSMARNQAQSLVCLLSAAFPNRLLYRDADPRKYNFWRYAFPTHDVKVSFYWNPFIVKATGKSEDESIRENHVHLDTPGDGWGADADTIDVAVLGASHWLLNGAIYYNGSEVIGAHNAPAELNYTGVGYAWPLKMAYRTAVERLSSSRPRTVVLATFSPAHFEGRPSDSPTACTKMEPYEEGEKELDWICKELRDIVYDEAQAAKVRIAGASATRIEVLDVTKMAAMRPDGHPSVYMHRDPFAHGVPERMYSDCLHSCLPGPVDTFNEMLLQILRKRR from the exons ATGGGAGCGTCGTACCAGCCTCTGGATCCCCACAACCAGAAGCCATCCAGCAAAAAAcctctctctttcctctccaaaCCCGTCTGCGCCTGGCTCGCCTGCGGCTTCATCTCCTTggccctcctccacctcctctgctGCTCTCCCGCGGGCACTCAACGAACGGCATTCTCTCCTCTGCTCCAGTACATCAACAACACCTACTCCTTCGTCTCATCGGT GCCTCCGCGAGGGGATGAGAGCTGCAACTACTCGGAGGGGAGGTGGGTATGGTCGCCAGGCTACGCGCGGCGGTACAACGCCACCGAGTGCAACGTCAAGGAGAGCCACGACTGCCTCCGCAACGGGCGGCCCGACACGGGCTACCTCGACTGGCGGTGGCAGCCGGCCGGCGGGTGCTCGCTGCCGGCGTTCGACGCCAGGGCGTTCCTCACGGCGATGCGCGGCAAACACATCGCCTTCATCGGCGACTCCATGGCGCGGAATCAGGCCCAGTCCCTCGTCTGCCTCCTCAGCGCCGCGTTCCCGAACCGGCTCCTGTACCGGGACGCCGACCCGCGCAAGTACAACTTCTGGCGCTACGCGTTCCCGACGCACGACGTGAAGGTGTCCTTTTACTGGAACCCGTTCATCGTCAAGGCCACGGGCAAATCGGAGGACGAGAGCATCCGCGAGAACCACGTGCATCTCGACACGCCCGGCGACGGGTggggcgccgacgccgacacGATCGACGTGGCGGTGCTCGGCGCCAGCCACTGGCTGCTGAACGGGGCCATCTACTACAACGGCAGCGAGGTGATCGGCGCTCATAACGCCCCGGCCGAGCTCAACTACACTGGCGTTGGCTACGCATGGCCGCTCAAGATGGCGTACCGGACGGCGGTGGAGCGGCTGAGCTCAAGCCGGCCGCGCACGGTGGTGCTCGCCACGTTCTCTCCTGCTCACTTCGAAGGCAGGCCGAGCGACAGCCCCACGGCGTGCACGAAGATGGAGCCGTACgaggagggggagaaggagctGGACTGGATCTGCAAGGAGCTCAGGGACATTGTCTACGACGAGGCGCAGGCCGCGAAGGTGAGGATCGCCGGGGCAAGCGCGACGAGGATCGAGGTGCTGGACGTGACGAAGATGGCGGCGATGCGGCCGGACGGGCACCCGAGCGTGTACATGCACCGCGACCCGTTTGCGCACGGCGTGCCGGAGAGGATGTACTCCGACTGTCTCCACTCCTGCCTGCCGGGGCCTGTCGACACCTTCAACGAGATGTTGCTGCAGATTCTGAGGAAGAGGCGATGA
- the LOC105913508 gene encoding uncharacterized protein LOC105913508, with protein MVGSSSRRRTKKYINRDREGALQRLVADYFAEEPLYSDAIFRRRFWMRRHVFLRIVDALGSWSPYFTQRVDCTDRPGLSPLQKCTAAIRMLAYGTAADMLDEYLKVAESTALECLEKFVQGVVEVFGSKYLRCPTAEDMERLLQVGESRGFPGMLGSIDCMHWRWENCPTAWKGQYTTGRYGFPTMILEAVASHDLHIWHAFFGVAGSNNDINVLNQSPLFLEAIKGEAPRIQYSVNGRQYNTGYYLANGIYPEWAAFVKSINSPQLDKHKVYAAEQEGARKDVERAFGVLQARYNIVRRTARSWSTRIIGLIMKACVILHNMIVEDEG; from the coding sequence ATGGTAGGTAGTTCATCTAGGCGTCGAACCAAAAAGTACATCAACAGGGATCGTGAAGGTGCTCTTCAACGACTTGTGGCTGATTATTTTGCAGAAGAGCCTCTATATTCTGATGCAATATTTCGTAGAAGATTTTGGATGAGAAGGCATGTTTTTCTACGCATTGTGGATGCCCTGGGCAGTTGGTCTCCCTATTTCACTCAAAGGGTAGACTGTACTGATCGCCCGGGGCTTTCACCACTGCAAAAGTGCACAGCAGCAATCCGTATGCTTGCATATGGGACTGCAGCTGACATGCTTGATGAGTACTTAAAGGTTGCAGAGAGCACTGCCCTTGAGTGCTTGGAAAAATTTGTGCAAGGGGTGGTTGAAGTTTTCGGCTCCAAGTACCTTCGATGTCCTACAGCTGAAGACATGGAGCGTCTGCTCCAAGTTGGAGAGTCTCGTGGATTCCCTGGAATGTTGGGTAGTATTGACTGCATGCATTGGCGATGGGAAAATTGTCCAACAGCATGGAAGGGGCAATATACCACTGGTCGCTATGGATTCCCAACCATGATCCTTGAAGCGGTAGCTTCACATGACCTCCATATTTGGCATGCATTCTTTGGTGTTGCTGGGTCTAATAATGACATCAACGTGCTTAATCAGTCCCCTTTGTTTCTTGAGGCGATAAAGGGTGAAGCTCCTCGGATTCAGTATTCTGTCAATGGTAGGCAATACAACACTGGTTATTACCTAGCCAATGGAATTTACCCAGAATGGGCAGCCTTTGTGAAGTCTATAAATTCACCTCAACTAGACAAGCACAAGGTGTATGCAGCAGAACAAGAAGGTGCAAGGAAAGATGTGGAGCGTGCTTTTGGCGTTCTGCAAGCTCGCTACAACATTGTGCGTCGTACAGCACGATCTTGGAGCACAAGGATTATTGGACTGATCATGAAAGCTTGTGTTATTCTCCACAACATGATAGTGGAAGATGAGGGATAA
- the LOC101776745 gene encoding protein ALTERED XYLOGLUCAN 4 — protein sequence MGSAYQPLDPYNQKPSSKKYGCFLSKPVCAWLACGFLFLALLHLLCCSPDGTQQALFSPLRQYINNTYSFVSSVPGGGRSCNYSVGNWVWAPGHARRYNATECNAKESHDCIRNGRPDTRYLDWRWQPAGGCPLPAFDAGAFLSAVHGKHVAFIGDSMARNQAQSLICLLTAAFPYRLLYRDVGEVRKYNFWRYVFPTHDVKVSYYWNPFLVKATGKSVDDTIRENHVHLDTPGDRWAADADTFDVVVLAAAHWLLNGAIYYNNSEVIGAHNPPPELNTTGLGYAWPLHMAYRTSVERLRSSAAGRPRTLVLATFSMSHFEGKPTDDPTACTRTEPYKDGEKDNEWVFREVRDIVYDEAEAARARSGEDNSSLRIEVLDVSKLASLRPDGHPGLYMRPNPLANGMPEKMYSDCLHFCLPGPVDTFNEILLQILRKKR from the exons ATGGGATCAGCGTACCAACCGCTGGATCCATACAACCAGAAGCCATCCAGCAAAAAGTATGGCTGTTTCCTCTCCAAACCCGTCTGCGCTTGGCTCGCCTGCGGCTTCCTCTTCCTggcgctcctccacctcctctgctGCTCTCCTGACGGCACCCAACAGGCGTTGTTCTCTCCTCTGCGCCAGTATATAAACAACACTTACTCCTTCGTCTCGTCAGT TccgggaggaggaaggagctgCAACTATTCTGTGGGAAACTGGGTGTGGGCGCCGGGCCACGCGCGGCGGTACAATGCCACGGAGTGCAACGCCAAGGAGAGCCACGACTGCATCCGCAACGGGCGGCCCGACACGCGCTACCTCGACTGGCGGTGGCAGCCGGCCGGGGGGTGCCCGCTGCCGGCGTTCGACGCCGGGGCGTTCCTCTCGGCGGTGCACGGCAAGCACGTCGCCTTCATCGGCGACTCCATGGCGCGGAACCAGGCCCAGTCCCTCATCTGCCTCCTCACCGCCGCGTTCCCCTACCGCCTCCTCTACCGGGACGTGGGCGAGGTGCGCAAGTACAACTTCTGGCGCTACGTGTTCCCGACGCACGACGTCAAGGTGTCCTACTACTGGAACCCGTTCCTTGTCAAGGCCACGGGTAAATCGGTGGACGACACCATCCGCGAGAACCACGTCCATCTCGACACGCCCGGCGACCGCTGGGCGGCCGACGCCGACACGTTCGACGTGGTGGTGCTGGCCGCCGCGCACTGGCTGTTGAACGGGGCCATCTACTACAACAACAGCGAGGTGATCGGCGCCCACAATCCACCCCCGGAGCTCAACACGACCGGCCTAGGCTACGCGTGGCCGCTCCACATGGCGTACCGGACATCGGTGGAGCGGCTGAGGTCGTCCGCCGCCGGGCGGCCGAGGACATTGGTGCTGGCCACCTTCTCGATGTCTCACTTCGAAGGCAAACCCACCGACGACCCCACGGCATGCACGAGGACGGAGCCGTACAAGGATGGGGAGAAGGACAACGAGTGGGTCTTTAGGGAGGTGAGAGACATCGTCTACGATGAGGccgaggcggcgagggcgaggagcgGTGAGGACAACAGCTCGTTGAGGATCGAGGTGCTGGACGTGTCGAAGCTGGCCTCGCTGCGGCCGGATGGGCATCCTGGCTTGTACATGCGCCCCAACCCACTCGCGAACGGCATGCCGGAGAAGATGTACTCCGACTGCCTCCACTTCTGCCTGCCCGGGCCGGTCGACACCTTCAACGAGATACTGCTGCAGATCCTGAGGAAGAAGCGGTGA